A window of Vigna unguiculata cultivar IT97K-499-35 chromosome 4, ASM411807v1, whole genome shotgun sequence contains these coding sequences:
- the LOC114180312 gene encoding uncharacterized protein LOC114180312 isoform X2: MTLLSHICISYFSSISPSSSFSVSPTTLLQCSWLSTDSGNIRATNLCSNFNSLHCGKTLLRHRHNTPYFSMPPSSSSTPPSFTSWDETGKRSKKVWIWTTNKQVMTAAVERGWNTFVFPSHHRQLAQEWSSIAVICPLFVNEGEVLDEQNKRVATIFDVSNPEELEGLRPEDEEAESIVVNLLDWQVIPAENIIAAFQRSQKTVLAISNNTSEAQVFLEALEHGLDGIVMKIEDVEPVHELKAYFDRRMEESNLLSLTKATVTHIQVAGMGDRVCVDLCSLMRPGEGLLIGSFARGLFLVHSECLESNYIASRPFRVNAGPVHAYVAVPGSRTSYLSELKSGKEVIVVDQQGHQRIAIVGRVKIESRPLILVEAKIESDNQTISILLQNAETVALVCPPQGNTMSKTTIPVTSLKVGDEIVLRVQGGARHTGIEIQEFIVEK; the protein is encoded by the exons ATGACACTGCTCTCTCATATTTGCATCTCTTACTTCTCTTCAATTTCTCCTTCTTCATCTTTCTCAGTTTCACCAACCACTCTCCTCCAATGTTCTTGGTTGTCCACAGACTCTGGAAACATTCGAGCCACAAACCTTTGTTCCAACTTTAATTCTCTTCATTGTGGGAAGACCCTTTTGCGGCATAGGCATAATACTCCTTATTTCTCTAtgcctccttcttcttcttctactccTCCTTCTTTTACATCGTGGGATGAGACTGGTAAACGATCCAAGAAAGTGTGGATATGGACCACAAACAAGCAGGTAATGACTGCGGCAGTAGAGAGAGGATGGAATACTTTTGTTTTTCCATCACACCATCGACAACTTGCTCAAGAATGGTCTT CAATTGCAGTAATATGCCCACTTTTTGTTAATGAGGGAGAGGTTTTGGATGAACAGAATAAAAGGGTAGCCACAATTTTTGACGTTTCAAACCCAGAGGAACTAGAGGGACTTAGACCAGAGGATGAAGAAGCAGAGAGCATTGTAGTTAATTTACTAGATTGGCAG GTAATACCTGCTGAAAATATAATAGCTGCATTTCAAAGAAGCCAAAAGACTGTGTTGGCCATCTCTAATAATACTTCTGAAGCTCAGGTGTTTCTTGAG GCGCTTGAACATGGTTTAGATGGCATAGTTATGAAAATTGAAGATGTTGAACCTGTTCATGAGCTAAAG GCATATTTTGAcagaagaatggaagaaagcaATCTACTGAGCTTGACCAAAGCCACTGTGACACATATTCAAGTGGCTGGAATGGGGGATCGTGTTTGTGTAGATCTCTGCAGTCTCATGAGACCTGGTGAAGGACTTCTG ATTGGATCTTTTGCCAGAGGTTTATTTCTTGTTCACTCAGAATGCTTGGAGTCAAATTACATAGCAAGTAGGCCTTTCCGGGTGAATGCA GGACCAGTGCATGCCTATGTTGCTGTTCCAGGAAGCAGAACATCCTACCTGTCAGAATTGAAGTCAGGAAAAGAAGTGATTGTTGTTGATCAGCAGGGTCACCAACGAATTGCTATTGTTGGGCGTGTAAAGATAGAAAGTAGACCACTGATCCTAGTGGAGGCAAAG ATAGAATCAGATAATCAAACTATCAGCATCCTTTTACAAAATGCAGAAACAGTTGCATTGGTTTGTCCCCCACAAG GAAATACAATGTCAAAAACAACCATTCCAGTGACCTCACTCAAAGTTGGAGATGAAATTGTGTTGAGAGTACAAGGAGGTGCTCGGCATACAGGAATAGAAATTCAAGAATTTATAGTTGAGAAATGA
- the LOC114180312 gene encoding uncharacterized protein LOC114180312 isoform X1: protein MTLLSHICISYFSSISPSSSFSVSPTTLLQCSWLSTDSGNIRATNLCSNFNSLHCGKTLLRHRHNTPYFSMPPSSSSTPPSFTSWDETGKRSKKVWIWTTNKQVMTAAVERGWNTFVFPSHHRQLAQEWSSIAVICPLFVNEGEVLDEQNKRVATIFDVSNPEELEGLRPEDEEAESIVVNLLDWQVIPAENIIAAFQRSQKTVLAISNNTSEAQVFLEALEHGLDGIVMKIEDVEPVHELKAYFDRRMEESNLLSLTKATVTHIQVAGMGDRVCVDLCSLMRPGEGLLIGSFARGLFLVHSECLESNYIASRPFRVNAGPVHAYVAVPGSRTSYLSELKSGKEVIVVDQQGHQRIAIVGRVKIESRPLILVEAKIESDNQTISILLQNAETVALVCPPQGNTMSKTTIPVTSLKVGDEIVLRVQGETWKGPETCNQRVNMIAEQQSLTELLM, encoded by the exons ATGACACTGCTCTCTCATATTTGCATCTCTTACTTCTCTTCAATTTCTCCTTCTTCATCTTTCTCAGTTTCACCAACCACTCTCCTCCAATGTTCTTGGTTGTCCACAGACTCTGGAAACATTCGAGCCACAAACCTTTGTTCCAACTTTAATTCTCTTCATTGTGGGAAGACCCTTTTGCGGCATAGGCATAATACTCCTTATTTCTCTAtgcctccttcttcttcttctactccTCCTTCTTTTACATCGTGGGATGAGACTGGTAAACGATCCAAGAAAGTGTGGATATGGACCACAAACAAGCAGGTAATGACTGCGGCAGTAGAGAGAGGATGGAATACTTTTGTTTTTCCATCACACCATCGACAACTTGCTCAAGAATGGTCTT CAATTGCAGTAATATGCCCACTTTTTGTTAATGAGGGAGAGGTTTTGGATGAACAGAATAAAAGGGTAGCCACAATTTTTGACGTTTCAAACCCAGAGGAACTAGAGGGACTTAGACCAGAGGATGAAGAAGCAGAGAGCATTGTAGTTAATTTACTAGATTGGCAG GTAATACCTGCTGAAAATATAATAGCTGCATTTCAAAGAAGCCAAAAGACTGTGTTGGCCATCTCTAATAATACTTCTGAAGCTCAGGTGTTTCTTGAG GCGCTTGAACATGGTTTAGATGGCATAGTTATGAAAATTGAAGATGTTGAACCTGTTCATGAGCTAAAG GCATATTTTGAcagaagaatggaagaaagcaATCTACTGAGCTTGACCAAAGCCACTGTGACACATATTCAAGTGGCTGGAATGGGGGATCGTGTTTGTGTAGATCTCTGCAGTCTCATGAGACCTGGTGAAGGACTTCTG ATTGGATCTTTTGCCAGAGGTTTATTTCTTGTTCACTCAGAATGCTTGGAGTCAAATTACATAGCAAGTAGGCCTTTCCGGGTGAATGCA GGACCAGTGCATGCCTATGTTGCTGTTCCAGGAAGCAGAACATCCTACCTGTCAGAATTGAAGTCAGGAAAAGAAGTGATTGTTGTTGATCAGCAGGGTCACCAACGAATTGCTATTGTTGGGCGTGTAAAGATAGAAAGTAGACCACTGATCCTAGTGGAGGCAAAG ATAGAATCAGATAATCAAACTATCAGCATCCTTTTACAAAATGCAGAAACAGTTGCATTGGTTTGTCCCCCACAAG GAAATACAATGTCAAAAACAACCATTCCAGTGACCTCACTCAAAGTTGGAGATGAAATTGTGTTGAGAGTACAAGGAG AGACATGGAAAGGGCCAGAGACATGCAATCAAAGGGTTAACATGATTGCAGAACAGCAATCACTCACAGAATTGCTGATGTAA
- the LOC114182052 gene encoding probable serine/threonine-protein kinase PIX7 has translation MQEEIIYLSKLQHLNLVRLLGFCLEDDKRLLVYEHVCEGSLEKHLFKSIAVHLTWPMRMKIAIGAANGMSFLHEETSRPLIFRDFKTSNILLDKDYNTKLWDFSLAKDASMGHEIHTTTKRVRSKGYEAPEYIMTGLLTSKSNVYSFGLVLLELLTGRRVIDQTMPTEEQNLIEWLGPRLRNKANFHYLMDPRLEGKYPTKFAHRTMRLAIHCLRLDPNTRPHMRQVLHELKSLHDDMLGSSTSHRRMYKGPSNHVSPNKYGVGICSSSNFPRCFQAMPECQDYPLPLPPSPSNPRVRSSSNPSLKIYST, from the exons ATGCAGGaagaaattatttatcttaGTAAACTCCAACATTTAAATCTGGTTAGACTCTTAGGATTTTGTCTTGAGGATGACAAAAGGCTGCTTGTGTACGAGCATGTATGTGAAGGAAGTTTAGAGAAGCATCTTTTCAAGagtat AGCTGTACACCTTACATGGCCTATGAGGATGAAAATTGCAATTGGCGCTGCTAATGGCATGTCATTTTTGCATGAGGAAACTTCAAGACCATTAATATTTCGAGATTTTAAGACCTCTAATATCCTATTGGATAAG GATTACAACACAAAACTTTGGGACTTTAGTCTTGCGAAAGATGCTTCAATGGGACATGAAATCCATACAACAACTAAAAGGGTCAGATCAAAAGGCTACGAAGCCCCAGAGTATATAATGACAG GACTCCTTACTTCCAAGAGTAATGTTTATAGCTTTGGACTAGTTCTACTTGAACTATTGACAGGAAGAAGAGTTATAGATCAAACAATGCCTACAGAGGAGCAAAACTTGATAGAATGGTTAGGGCCTCGTCTTAGGAACAAAGCAAACTTCCATTATTTGATGGATCCTAGACTTGAAGGTAAATATCCAACAAAATTTGCTCATAGGACAATGAGGTTAGCTATTCATTGTCTTCGCCTTGACCCAAACACAAGACCCCATATGAGACAAGTACTTCATGAGTTAAAGTCTTTGCATGATGACATGCTTGGATCCTCAACCTCCCATAGGAGAATGTATAAAGGTCCATCAAACCATGTTAGTCCAAACAAGTATGGCGTTGGAATATGTTCATCATCGAATTTTCCAAGGTGCTTCCAAGCCATGCCAGAGTGTCAAGATTATCCTCTACCTCTACCTCCATCTCCATCAAATCCAAGAGTTAGATCTTCGTCAAATCCTAGTTTGAAAATTTATTCAACCTAG
- the LOC114182053 gene encoding probable serine/threonine-protein kinase PIX7 produces the protein MGSISGTRVGSTIGGKSKGGRKNKDVVQSSNGKGSRFWKKLRIFLGCMFWSSKGEGSSINKINQADHGKHVTNDVERQQLIVPRSSSSNRRVLRHARLCVPDQELFEASLLLRRFSFQDLMLATRTFKVENFHDEEGFGILLKGWINQYGNYAARPGKGIPIAVKALNLNESQDQKEWLVCDANPN, from the exons ATGGGGAGCATTTCTGGTACTAGGGTTGGATCTACAATTGGGGGAAAATCCAAAGGAGGGAGAAAAAACAAAGATGTTGTTCAAAGTAGTAATGGAAAAGGTTCAAGATTTTGGAAGAAATTGAGAATTTTCCTAGGTTGCATGTTTTGGAGTTCCAAAGGGGAAGGTTCCTCCATAAACAAAATCAACCAAGCTGATCATG GAAAACATGTTACAAATGATGTTGAGAGACAACAACTGATTGTCCCAAGATCCTCATCATCAAACAGAAGGGTACTCAGGCATGCAAGATTGTGTGTTCCGGATCAAGAACTGTTTGAAGCTTCTTTGCTTCTTCGAAGGTTCAGTTTTCAAGATCTTATGTTGGCAACACGAACTTTTAAGGTTGAGAATTTTCATGACGAGGAAGGGTTTGGGATTTTGTTGAAGGGTTGGATTAATCAATATGGGAACTATGCAGCAAGGCCTGGAAAAGGGATTCCCATTGCAGTCAAGGCACTCAACTTAAATGAATCTCAAGATCAAAAAGAATGGCTTGTATGTGATGCTAACCCTAactaa
- the LOC114182560 gene encoding probable serine/threonine-protein kinase PBL11, with protein sequence MSAGKSNGGNKNKDVAQGAIKEGSSFWKKLKIFLGCMLLSSKEKGTSGDKSKDGEGRNVRKDIVRRKRSKKPSSSNEGQEFIATSSNLRRFTFLDIQIATMNFDTRSFLGRGGFGTVFKGWVDERGNCAATPESESRIPVAVKTLNPNGFQGHKQWLAEIKYLGELYHPNLVRLVGYCMEEDKRVLMYEYMSRGSLEKYLFQRGHVRLPWRIRIKIAVDAANGLTFLHEEASRAVIFRDFKTSNILLDKDFNAKLSDFGFAKDAPVGGKNHVSTEVMGTEGYIAPEYVLTGHLTAKSDVYSFGMVLLEMLTGRRAVDQMRPTKEKNLVDWLRPRIRRKENFHYVMDPRFEGQYPIRHAYRAMRLAVECVRHDPSARPLMSEVVGELKSLLARDDGTHSGPSTSPSIPSTSLGRIHVGPSNHGGGSGSGVNKYGLRTASEPNVPRRFQASPMGQESPLTPSPHNPSVEP encoded by the exons ATGAGTGCTGGTAAATCCAACGgaggaaacaaaaacaaagatgtTGCTCAAGGTGCCATTAAAGAAGGCTCAAGTTTTtggaagaaattgaagatttttCTAGGTTGCATGCTTCTGAGTTCAAAAGAGAAAGgaacttctggtgacaaaagcAAAGATGGTGAAG GAAGAAATGTGAGAAAAGATATTGTTCGGCGCAAAAGGTCAAAGAAACCCTCATCCAGCAACGAAGGCCAGGAGTTTATTGCAACTTCTTCCAATCTCAGGAGGTTCACTTTTCTCGATATTCAGATTGCAACAATGAATTTTGATACTAGGAGTTTTCTTGGTAGGGGAGGTTTTGGAACTGTGTTCAAAGGTTGGGTTGATGAAAGAGGGAATTGTGCAGCAACACCAGAATCAGAATCAAGGATTCCGGTAGCAGTGAAGACTCTAAACCCAAATGGATTTCAAGGTCATAAACAATGGCTT GCTGAAATTAAATATCTGGGTGAACTCTATCATCCGAATCTAGTGAGATTGGTGGGATATTGCATGGAGGAAGATAAAAGGGTACTCATGTACGAATACATGAGTCGAGGAAGCTTAGAGAAGTATCTGTTCCAAA GAGGACATGTGCGACTTCCATGGCGTATCAGGATTAAAATTGCAGTGGATGCTGCTAATGGTTTGACATTTTTGCATGAGGAAGCTTCACGGGCAGTGATCTTTCGAGATTTCAAGACATCCAATATCCTATTGGATAAg GACTTCAATGCAAAACTTTCAGACTTTGGGTTTGCAAAAGATGCTCCAGTGGGAGGTAAAAATCATGTCTCTACAGAGGTTATGGGAACAGAAGGTTACATAGCCCCTGAGTATGTGTTGACAG GGCACCTTACAGCGAAGAGTGACGTTTATAGCTTTGGGATGGTTCTCCTTGAAATGCTGACAGGAAGAAGAGCTGTGGATCAAATGAGGCCTACAAAAGAGAAAAACTTGGTGGATTGGTTGCGTCCTCGAATAAGGAGGAAAGAAAATTTTCACTATGTGATGGACCCTAGATTTGAAGGGCAATATCCAATTAGGCATGCATATAGGGCAATGAGGTTAGCCGTTGAGTGTGTTCGCCATGATCCAAGTGCAAGACCATTGATGAGTGAAGTGGTTGGTGAGTTGAAGTCTTTATTGGCTCGTGATGATGGCACACATTCTGGTCCTTCAACTTCACCTTCGATCCCTTCAACCTCACTTGGGAGAATCCATGTTGGTCCCTCCAACCATGGTGGTGGCAGTGGTAGTGGTGTTAACAAGTACGGCCTCAGAACTGCTTCGGAACCAAATGTTCCACGGCGTTTTCAGGCCTCACCAATGGGCCAAGAAAGTCCTCTGACTCCATCTCCTCATAATCCTAGTGTTGAACCTTAA